The following proteins are co-located in the Lates calcarifer isolate ASB-BC8 unplaced genomic scaffold, TLL_Latcal_v3 _unitig_1520_quiver_1755, whole genome shotgun sequence genome:
- the LOC108889321 gene encoding uncharacterized protein LOC108889321 isoform X3 encodes MPHGVLILLLLMGFHGQLTGTGCPVSPGGFKENPPVEAVNGSDVILPCLPEFTVRVDRDRLEWSRGNEDIYTIRGGYSDGLYKHSGRASVSREEFQKRNASLKLFRVSEADGGEYCCCLHLDSPDERKCIKLILVLKKKGGDSNDHMDVTGRSGIIQATANVQSNTTKSSDTGFCLSQVFLSLRRLSQSLNRVRRSAAAAAEPANEAELENLK; translated from the exons ATGCCTCACGGAGTCCTGATCCTCCTGCTGCTAATGGGATTCCACG GTCAGCTGACAGGGACAGGCTGTCCTGTTAGTCCAGGAGGGTTTAAGGAGAATCCGCCTGTAGAAGCAGTGAACGGCAGTGATGTTATTCTCCCATGTCTCCCTGAGTTCACTGTCAGAGTGGACCGTGATAGACTGGAGTGGAGTCGTGGTAACGAGGACATTTACACCATCAGAGGAGGGTACAGTGATGGCCTGTATAAACACTCAGGGAGAGCATCTGTTTCCAGAGAAGAGTTTCAGAAAAGAAACGCCTCACTCAAACTCTTCAGAGTGTCAGAGGCAGATGGAGGAGAGTACTGCTGCTGTCTTCATCTGGACAGTCCGGATGAGAGGAAATGCATTAAGCTGATTCTTG TTCtaaagaaaaagggaggagaCTCAAACGACCACATGG ATGTAACAGGACGCTCAGGGATCATACAGGCTACTGCTAACGTCCAGAGTAACACAACCAAGTCATCAGACACTG GTTTCTGTTTGTCCcaagtgtttttgtctcttcGACGTCTCAGTCAGTCGCTGAATCGAGTCAGACGTTCAG cagcagcagcagcagagccgGCAAATGAAGCCGAACTGGAGAATCTGAAATGA
- the LOC108889321 gene encoding uncharacterized protein LOC108889321 isoform X1 produces the protein MPHGVLILLLLMGFHGQLTGTGCPVSPGGFKENPPVEAVNGSDVILPCLPEFTVRVDRDRLEWSRGNEDIYTIRGGYSDGLYKHSGRASVSREEFQKRNASLKLFRVSEADGGEYCCCLHLDSPDERKCIKLILVLKKKGGDSNDHMDVTGRSGIIQATANVQSNTTKSSDTDTNEVWKIAAGVIVAVLVLVLFVLLMKKKCAKRFCLSQVFLSLRRLSQSLNRVRRSAAAAAEPANEAELENLK, from the exons ATGCCTCACGGAGTCCTGATCCTCCTGCTGCTAATGGGATTCCACG GTCAGCTGACAGGGACAGGCTGTCCTGTTAGTCCAGGAGGGTTTAAGGAGAATCCGCCTGTAGAAGCAGTGAACGGCAGTGATGTTATTCTCCCATGTCTCCCTGAGTTCACTGTCAGAGTGGACCGTGATAGACTGGAGTGGAGTCGTGGTAACGAGGACATTTACACCATCAGAGGAGGGTACAGTGATGGCCTGTATAAACACTCAGGGAGAGCATCTGTTTCCAGAGAAGAGTTTCAGAAAAGAAACGCCTCACTCAAACTCTTCAGAGTGTCAGAGGCAGATGGAGGAGAGTACTGCTGCTGTCTTCATCTGGACAGTCCGGATGAGAGGAAATGCATTAAGCTGATTCTTG TTCtaaagaaaaagggaggagaCTCAAACGACCACATGG ATGTAACAGGACGCTCAGGGATCATACAGGCTACTGCTAACGTCCAGAGTAACACAACCAAGTCATCAGACACTG ATACTAACGAGGTTTGGAAAATAGCTGCTGGAGTTATTGTTGCTGTTCTTGTCCTTGTCCTCTTTGTGCTattgatgaaaaagaaatgtgcaaAGC GTTTCTGTTTGTCCcaagtgtttttgtctcttcGACGTCTCAGTCAGTCGCTGAATCGAGTCAGACGTTCAG cagcagcagcagcagagccgGCAAATGAAGCCGAACTGGAGAATCTGAAATGA
- the LOC108889321 gene encoding uncharacterized protein LOC108889321 isoform X4: MPHGVLILLLLMGFHGQLTGTGCPVSPGGFKENPPVEAVNGSDVILPCLPEFTVRVDRDRLEWSRGNEDIYTIRGGYSDGLYKHSGRASVSREEFQKRNASLKLFRVSEADGGEYCCCLHLDSPDERKCIKLILVLKKKGGDSNDHMDVTGRSGIIQATANVQSNTTKSSDTGFCLSQVFLSLRRLSQSLNRVRRSAAAAEPANEAELENLK, encoded by the exons ATGCCTCACGGAGTCCTGATCCTCCTGCTGCTAATGGGATTCCACG GTCAGCTGACAGGGACAGGCTGTCCTGTTAGTCCAGGAGGGTTTAAGGAGAATCCGCCTGTAGAAGCAGTGAACGGCAGTGATGTTATTCTCCCATGTCTCCCTGAGTTCACTGTCAGAGTGGACCGTGATAGACTGGAGTGGAGTCGTGGTAACGAGGACATTTACACCATCAGAGGAGGGTACAGTGATGGCCTGTATAAACACTCAGGGAGAGCATCTGTTTCCAGAGAAGAGTTTCAGAAAAGAAACGCCTCACTCAAACTCTTCAGAGTGTCAGAGGCAGATGGAGGAGAGTACTGCTGCTGTCTTCATCTGGACAGTCCGGATGAGAGGAAATGCATTAAGCTGATTCTTG TTCtaaagaaaaagggaggagaCTCAAACGACCACATGG ATGTAACAGGACGCTCAGGGATCATACAGGCTACTGCTAACGTCCAGAGTAACACAACCAAGTCATCAGACACTG GTTTCTGTTTGTCCcaagtgtttttgtctcttcGACGTCTCAGTCAGTCGCTGAATCGAGTCAGACGTTCAG cagcagcagcagagccgGCAAATGAAGCCGAACTGGAGAATCTGAAATGA
- the LOC108889320 gene encoding butyrophilin subfamily 3 member A2 isoform X2 — MFRKLYLAVTTVLFISTLIPRTEQPKVIGSTVKAAVGEDVILPCHLDPPFNVTNLTVEWKFTGNLVHLYRSREDDLTDQHLNFKNRTSLFKDEMVKGNISLKLTNVTENDAGNYTCNVPKLESQVKRDIVTLTVVKGEERVDPNQQVEVEEGVESVQLPFRTTGDLPQDVRVEWTNNDNRMVHVYENGSDRPEEQDQVYRDRTEMKKDLLRTGDLSLTLKHPKVTDTGEYRCVVYNREGNYMRGKTVQLKVKDTENKTYSRCRDRTQDQDQNNANDGGDPTSLRAQQNIPLRAMQSNDNMDNNGDNVNT; from the exons agCAACCTAAAGTGATTGGTTCAACAGTTAAAGCAGCAGTCGGTGAGGATGTCATCCTGCCATGCCACCTGGATCCCCCATTTAACGTCACAAATCTAACAGTAGAGTGGAAATTCACTGGAAACTTAGTGCATCTCTATAGAAGTAGAGAAGATGATCTAACTGATCAACACCTGAACTTCAAAAACAGAACGTCTCTCTTCAAAGATGAAATGGTTAAaggaaacatttcattaaaactgaCCAATGTCACAGAAAATGATGCAGGAAATTACACCTGCAATGTGCCCAAACTGGAAAGTCAGGTCAAACGTGACATCGTTACCCTCACTGTTG TGAAAGGTGAAGAGAGGGTTGATCCCA accaacaggtggaggtggaggagggggtggagtctgtccagctgcccttcagAACCACAGGTGACCTGCCTCAAGacgtcagagtggagtggaCGAACAACGACAACAGGATggtccatgtgtatgagaacggctctgaccgacctgaagaacaggaccaggtttacagagaccgaacagagatgaagaaagacctgctgagaactggagacctcagtctgaccctgaaacaccccaAAGTCACAGACACAGGAGAATACAGATGTGTGGTGTACAACAGGGAGGGAAACTACATGAGAGGGAAAACAGTGCAGCTCAAAGTGAAAG acacagaaaacaagacat ATTCTCGATGCAGAGATCGAACCCAAGACCAGGACCAAAACAATGCCAATGATGGAGGGGATCCCACATCTCTTAGAGCCCAGCAGAACATACCTCTTAGAGCCATGCAGAGCAATGACAACATGGACAACAATGGAGACAACGTGAACACCTGA
- the LOC108889321 gene encoding uncharacterized protein LOC108889321 isoform X2, whose protein sequence is MPHGVLILLLLMGFHGQLTGTGCPVSPGGFKENPPVEAVNGSDVILPCLPEFTVRVDRDRLEWSRGNEDIYTIRGGYSDGLYKHSGRASVSREEFQKRNASLKLFRVSEADGGEYCCCLHLDSPDERKCIKLILVLKKKGGDSNDHMDVTGRSGIIQATANVQSNTTKSSDTDTNEVWKIAAGVIVAVLVLVLFVLLMKKKCAKRFCLSQVFLSLRRLSQSLNRVRRSAAAAEPANEAELENLK, encoded by the exons ATGCCTCACGGAGTCCTGATCCTCCTGCTGCTAATGGGATTCCACG GTCAGCTGACAGGGACAGGCTGTCCTGTTAGTCCAGGAGGGTTTAAGGAGAATCCGCCTGTAGAAGCAGTGAACGGCAGTGATGTTATTCTCCCATGTCTCCCTGAGTTCACTGTCAGAGTGGACCGTGATAGACTGGAGTGGAGTCGTGGTAACGAGGACATTTACACCATCAGAGGAGGGTACAGTGATGGCCTGTATAAACACTCAGGGAGAGCATCTGTTTCCAGAGAAGAGTTTCAGAAAAGAAACGCCTCACTCAAACTCTTCAGAGTGTCAGAGGCAGATGGAGGAGAGTACTGCTGCTGTCTTCATCTGGACAGTCCGGATGAGAGGAAATGCATTAAGCTGATTCTTG TTCtaaagaaaaagggaggagaCTCAAACGACCACATGG ATGTAACAGGACGCTCAGGGATCATACAGGCTACTGCTAACGTCCAGAGTAACACAACCAAGTCATCAGACACTG ATACTAACGAGGTTTGGAAAATAGCTGCTGGAGTTATTGTTGCTGTTCTTGTCCTTGTCCTCTTTGTGCTattgatgaaaaagaaatgtgcaaAGC GTTTCTGTTTGTCCcaagtgtttttgtctcttcGACGTCTCAGTCAGTCGCTGAATCGAGTCAGACGTTCAG cagcagcagcagagccgGCAAATGAAGCCGAACTGGAGAATCTGAAATGA
- the LOC108889318 gene encoding Fc receptor-like protein 4 yields MWVDFSPKVTQRRNGINRMEIPSFCLFMSATLSVYPDRPQFFRYETFSLSCSVPGGFDGWAVKRNTSSGSVVPCEVGWGRSNGSSCTIKGVYSSDSGLYWCQSERGECSNVLNITVNTGDVIMESPAHPVTEGQPVTLHCFHKERYGAISTSGFNATFYKDGVFIGIHTEGKLIIPSVSKSDEGLYKCGHPTQGESPQSFLAVTDRAQPTSVPPTPPPPHPPIMTVPRLVCFILLFVFYTAIMILCVCIYRKWAQVRADAKRRRSPNHLER; encoded by the exons ATGTGGGTGGACTTTTCTCCGAAAGTGACTCAGAGAAGAAACGGCATCAACAGAATGGAGATCCCATCGTTCTGCCTTTTTATGT CAGCCACACTGAGCGTCTATCCTGACAGACCTCAGTTCTTCCGCTACGAGACCTTCTCTCTGAGCTGCTCGGTGCCGGGGGGCTTCGATGGCTGGGCGGTGAAGAGAAACACCTCCTCTGGGTCGGTTGTTCCATGCGAGGTCGGCTGGGGTCGCTCAAATGGATCTTCCTGCACTATTAAGGGCGTGTACTCGTCAGACAGCGGACTGTACTGGTGCCAGTCTGAACGAGGGGAGTGCAGCAACGTCCTCAACATCACAGTCAACA ctgGAGATGTGATCATGGAGAGCCCTGCACATCCTGTAACAGAGGGACAACCAGTGACTCTTCACTGTTTCCACAAGGAAAGATATGGGGCGATATCTACGTCAGGTTTCAATGCTACGTTCTACAAAGACGGTGTTTTCATTGGGATCCACACTGAAGGAAAGTTGATCATTCCATCGGTGTCCAAGTCTGACGAAGGCCTCTACAAGTGTGGACATCCCACACAGGGAGAGTCACCGCAGAGTTTTCTGGCTGTGACAG ACCGAGCTCAGCCGACCAGCgttcctcccactcctcctcctcctcatcctcccatcATGACTGTGCCCAGGCTGGTGTGTTTCATCCTGCTGTTTGTCTTCTACACTGCCATaatgatactgtgtgtgtgcatatacagaAAGTGGGCTCAAG ttCGAGCTGATgctaaaagaagaagaagtcctAATCATCTCGAACggtga
- the LOC108889320 gene encoding uncharacterized protein LOC108889320 isoform X1: protein MFRKLYLAVTTVLFISTLIPRTEQPKVIGSTVKAAVGEDVILPCHLDPPFNVTNLTVEWKFTGNLVHLYRSREDDLTDQHLNFKNRTSLFKDEMVKGNISLKLTNVTENDAGNYTCNVPKLESQVKRDIVTLTVVKGEERVDPNQQVEVEEGVESVQLPFRTTGDLPQDVRVEWTNNDNRMVHVYENGSDRPEEQDQVYRDRTEMKKDLLRTGDLSLTLKHPKVTDTGEYRCVVYNREGNYMRGKTVQLKVKDTENKTWIWVVVVVGVLAFIIGIIIGIIIGFIICHYKQNRRDANSRCRDRTQDQDQNNANDGGDPTSLRAQQNIPLRAMQSNDNMDNNGDNVNT from the exons agCAACCTAAAGTGATTGGTTCAACAGTTAAAGCAGCAGTCGGTGAGGATGTCATCCTGCCATGCCACCTGGATCCCCCATTTAACGTCACAAATCTAACAGTAGAGTGGAAATTCACTGGAAACTTAGTGCATCTCTATAGAAGTAGAGAAGATGATCTAACTGATCAACACCTGAACTTCAAAAACAGAACGTCTCTCTTCAAAGATGAAATGGTTAAaggaaacatttcattaaaactgaCCAATGTCACAGAAAATGATGCAGGAAATTACACCTGCAATGTGCCCAAACTGGAAAGTCAGGTCAAACGTGACATCGTTACCCTCACTGTTG TGAAAGGTGAAGAGAGGGTTGATCCCA accaacaggtggaggtggaggagggggtggagtctgtccagctgcccttcagAACCACAGGTGACCTGCCTCAAGacgtcagagtggagtggaCGAACAACGACAACAGGATggtccatgtgtatgagaacggctctgaccgacctgaagaacaggaccaggtttacagagaccgaacagagatgaagaaagacctgctgagaactggagacctcagtctgaccctgaaacaccccaAAGTCACAGACACAGGAGAATACAGATGTGTGGTGTACAACAGGGAGGGAAACTACATGAGAGGGAAAACAGTGCAGCTCAAAGTGAAAG acacagaaaacaagacat GGATTTgggttgtggttgtggttggtgtCCTTGCATTTATCATTGGAATCATCATTGGAATCATCATTGGATTCATCATCTGTCATTATAAACAAAATCGCAGAGATGCCA ATTCTCGATGCAGAGATCGAACCCAAGACCAGGACCAAAACAATGCCAATGATGGAGGGGATCCCACATCTCTTAGAGCCCAGCAGAACATACCTCTTAGAGCCATGCAGAGCAATGACAACATGGACAACAATGGAGACAACGTGAACACCTGA